A portion of the Paenibacillus marchantiae genome contains these proteins:
- a CDS encoding serine hydrolase — protein sequence MHLSNRSTRFRLTSITGAFMALVLSLSLWAPAVQAETAPAAVNEKGKVTALTTESATAFLDTFFDSAEAKAQYVGASVVVVKDGKVVAEKGYGYSDLESKTPVDPKNTTFRIASVSKTFTSAAVMQLVEQGKVDLKADFQTYVKGLDFDNPFDKPVTVENLLTHTTGFEIRDPQQEDIHDDFDKSVSMEEYAKLHMPPVVREPGSAYMYDNFSFLLLGMIVENVSGEPFESYMQQHIFKPLGMDNSSFLLNGKFKNQLATAYDAGHNPLDLYTLSPTPMPQGGMLSTAEDIGNFMIAFLNDGVKDNERIWKESTVKSMEQYRSSIHPLLPNTTYGFEAAFQLPGAGSSSKIITKAGDLIGFSSYLFLIPEQNTGVFLTYNQTGALRNFFYPAFIQTFFPQYAEPVKFKEYTPQSADELQRFAGLYADLRLSTIVSSLKDGGKEPGQLSISDAFIGPRNLIQVEDHLFKDELTDQFTAFKENADGTIYMKEPYLNPFGYEKKGQKPQGFRDVQANSPYAEAIYGLQSLGYYTNDANEAFQPKNAVTRAEFIEDVLKMSGLKASKTTPPADTDWATHPAAGYIQLGYESGMIAGADEKQFKPDQVITRQEAMVMIWRTLQLQYPNELFEDVKLAGQTDAWAVPAIQMMVKLGIHGPEVKVLEDGSVDFLARKPLIRQEEAAIMYKLFTQPTDKIVAELMAKQSKAEASPEDEKPAEDASAAPATVNPE from the coding sequence ATGCATTTATCCAATCGAAGCACCCGCTTCAGACTCACCTCCATAACGGGGGCGTTCATGGCGTTGGTCCTGTCGCTCAGTCTATGGGCACCCGCCGTGCAAGCGGAGACCGCACCTGCTGCGGTCAATGAAAAAGGGAAAGTGACAGCGCTGACAACGGAGTCCGCGACAGCCTTTCTGGATACATTTTTTGATTCCGCCGAAGCGAAGGCCCAATATGTTGGTGCTTCCGTAGTCGTTGTCAAAGATGGAAAAGTCGTGGCAGAGAAAGGGTATGGATATTCCGATTTGGAGAGTAAAACGCCCGTTGATCCGAAAAATACCACCTTTCGTATCGCCTCGGTCTCCAAAACATTCACATCAGCCGCTGTCATGCAGCTCGTAGAGCAAGGCAAGGTGGATTTGAAGGCTGATTTCCAGACCTATGTGAAAGGACTGGATTTCGATAATCCTTTTGACAAACCTGTAACGGTAGAGAATCTGCTCACACACACCACCGGATTCGAGATTCGCGACCCGCAGCAGGAAGACATCCATGATGACTTTGACAAAAGTGTATCGATGGAGGAATATGCCAAGTTACATATGCCACCTGTCGTTCGAGAACCTGGTAGCGCCTACATGTACGACAACTTCTCCTTCCTGCTGCTTGGCATGATTGTGGAGAATGTGAGCGGCGAGCCTTTTGAATCGTATATGCAGCAGCATATCTTCAAACCTCTGGGTATGGATAACAGCAGTTTCTTGCTGAACGGCAAGTTCAAAAACCAACTTGCAACAGCCTATGATGCGGGCCATAATCCACTCGACCTGTACACCCTTTCCCCAACACCTATGCCTCAAGGCGGCATGCTCTCAACGGCAGAGGATATCGGGAATTTCATGATCGCTTTCCTGAATGATGGTGTGAAGGATAACGAACGTATTTGGAAAGAATCTACGGTAAAAAGCATGGAACAATACCGTTCTTCCATTCATCCGCTGCTACCCAATACCACTTATGGATTTGAAGCCGCTTTTCAGCTTCCGGGTGCAGGCAGCAGTTCCAAAATTATTACCAAAGCTGGCGACCTGATCGGATTCAGCTCTTATCTCTTCCTTATTCCTGAGCAAAACACCGGCGTTTTCCTTACTTACAACCAGACGGGAGCACTTCGTAATTTCTTCTACCCGGCCTTTATCCAGACGTTCTTCCCGCAATATGCGGAGCCCGTCAAATTCAAGGAATATACACCTCAATCAGCGGATGAGCTGCAACGCTTCGCTGGTCTATACGCGGATCTGCGACTGAGCACCATTGTCAGTTCCCTGAAAGATGGCGGGAAAGAACCCGGACAATTGAGCATTTCAGATGCTTTCATAGGCCCACGTAATCTGATCCAGGTTGAAGATCATCTCTTCAAGGATGAATTAACAGACCAGTTCACGGCGTTTAAGGAAAATGCAGATGGAACCATCTACATGAAAGAACCTTATCTCAACCCGTTCGGATATGAGAAAAAAGGACAGAAACCCCAAGGCTTCCGGGATGTCCAGGCGAATAGTCCTTATGCTGAAGCCATCTATGGATTACAATCCCTTGGATACTATACCAATGATGCAAATGAAGCTTTTCAACCCAAAAATGCCGTTACACGGGCTGAATTCATTGAGGATGTCCTTAAAATGAGCGGGCTGAAAGCCAGCAAAACGACGCCACCTGCGGATACCGACTGGGCAACTCACCCTGCTGCCGGTTACATTCAGCTAGGTTATGAATCCGGCATGATCGCCGGTGCGGATGAGAAACAGTTCAAACCGGATCAGGTCATCACACGTCAGGAAGCTATGGTGATGATTTGGAGAACTCTCCAGCTGCAATATCCAAATGAACTGTTCGAGGATGTGAAGCTGGCCGGGCAGACAGATGCCTGGGCTGTGCCTGCGATCCAGATGATGGTTAAGCTAGGCATCCACGGTCCTGAAGTGAAGGTGCTGGAGGATGGATCAGTCGATTTCCTTGCGCGCAAACCACTGATCCGCCAGGAAGAGGCAGCGATTATGTATAAATTGTTCACGCAGCCAACCGATAAAATCGTAGCTGAGTTGATGGCAAAACAGTCAAAAGCGGAGGCTTCCCCTGAAGACGAAAAACCTGCTGAAGATGCTTCGGCTGCACCTGCAACCGTGAATCCTGAATAA
- a CDS encoding MDR family MFS transporter — protein sequence MKYTDLHPNIKIRIITDFFTDLTQKSIIPFMAIYLSVQIGAGWAGILLTVNIVASMIVGLGAGYWSDRVGRKKLMVIAQMLQVFALFLLAAANSPWMDSVPLTCVMFLLSSISSGITGPIANAMIVDVSSEHERQYVYGLQYWTTNVAVTIGALMGGLLFESFRFILFSLVCMESLVTLFILLLYIHETMDIKHSNQLDAPINRNILKTYGGVFRDKRFMVFFTATVLAVSLEFQMDKYIAVRLKSEFNAQLFRWDISGLQMFSLIMAINTVLVVIMAIPFSKWLGRFQSRFIMTVGMCLYTTGFAVLAFSNWAWLLITSAVLLTIGELMYAPVRQVMLAGMIPESDRAAYMAADGMSYNAAALLGSLGLTMGAFLPSYAMAGLYVLMGIGALVFFRQSLRPSTVQSEPRPCADAS from the coding sequence ATGAAATATACTGATTTGCATCCCAACATCAAGATTCGTATCATTACTGATTTTTTTACGGATCTAACTCAGAAATCCATTATTCCTTTTATGGCGATTTATCTGAGTGTCCAGATTGGTGCAGGCTGGGCAGGTATACTGTTAACCGTTAATATTGTGGCCTCCATGATCGTTGGCTTGGGCGCAGGATACTGGTCTGACCGAGTCGGGCGCAAGAAACTGATGGTCATCGCCCAAATGTTGCAGGTATTCGCCCTGTTCTTGCTGGCTGCCGCCAACTCCCCATGGATGGACTCCGTTCCTTTAACTTGTGTCATGTTTCTGCTTAGTAGCATCAGTTCGGGTATCACCGGACCCATTGCCAATGCCATGATTGTAGACGTGAGCAGTGAACATGAACGTCAGTATGTCTATGGGCTGCAATATTGGACCACCAACGTTGCCGTTACGATTGGTGCGCTGATGGGCGGGTTATTATTCGAGTCCTTCCGCTTCATTTTGTTCAGTCTGGTATGCATGGAGAGCTTGGTTACACTATTTATTCTCTTGTTATATATTCACGAAACAATGGATATTAAACACTCGAATCAGCTTGATGCCCCGATTAATAGGAACATACTGAAAACGTATGGCGGTGTATTTAGGGACAAACGTTTTATGGTGTTTTTCACCGCAACAGTGCTGGCTGTCTCTCTGGAATTCCAAATGGATAAATACATCGCCGTTCGTCTGAAAAGTGAATTCAACGCCCAACTGTTCCGTTGGGACATCTCAGGTCTGCAGATGTTCAGTCTGATCATGGCGATTAACACTGTGCTCGTCGTAATCATGGCCATTCCTTTCTCCAAATGGCTGGGGCGTTTCCAGTCCAGATTTATTATGACTGTCGGCATGTGTCTGTACACTACGGGTTTTGCCGTGCTCGCTTTCAGCAATTGGGCCTGGCTGCTTATTACATCCGCTGTACTGCTAACCATCGGTGAGCTCATGTATGCGCCCGTCCGTCAGGTCATGCTTGCTGGCATGATTCCTGAATCCGACCGTGCTGCCTATATGGCTGCAGACGGCATGAGTTATAACGCGGCCGCTCTCCTGGGTAGTCTTGGCCTAACGATGGGGGCCTTTCTGCCTTCCTATGCAATGGCTGGCCTGTATGTATTGATGGGGATCGGTGCTCTCGTATTTTTCCGTCAGTCGCTCCGGCCGTCAACGGTTCAAAGTGAACCACGACCCTGTGCAGATGCCTCATAA
- a CDS encoding ABC transporter substrate-binding protein has product MDHYIQLRVAFSNVDEEEEIHTTIGELANHLCCTMRNMNLIMNKFMDHGWIRWSPQRGRGKTSVLVFCHPLLQAVQERFDRLLQGNKLEEAYMLASTMPFSMREILMQGLQGQFGLRSDHGARGRVDTLRIPQETAFETLDPTRAYMWGEVGIVAEVFDRLVQYNAERQVCEPSLAVAWESNPEGTEWIFYLHKGIVFHHGRMLNAEDVRYTFERILSDQENPCKSLFGSIHHIETFDELTVRFVLRFPNFMFPDLMSSMNASILPRDVELDPMHPIGTGPYRLTRNHPKLLVLEVFPSYFRGRAFIDRVEIWQLPQTGLVESVIKQDLFPDGLARLIQHEVQGGVFMTFNMRKEGPQQDLYFRQAVQQLMDPQEMMVALAHTGVHAAYSLIRDKSKEKQILERIESKPTALSADLSLVRASELLQRSCYAGQIMNVWVEEGEKMETDMAWFAQRCALIGLKVSVTPGNPVDAVYHDEFASYDLIYTGEVFDEHVTLSLLTMYTFQNTLFLMALDDERKSELERECRHVVMIQDSAERLRTLMTLEGRLIQEALLLPTYSFREEHAHHVSLQDYRVVAYGMPDLRRLWVKRSPNTEEDTASYPAYIPLW; this is encoded by the coding sequence ATGGATCATTATATTCAGCTTCGCGTGGCCTTTTCGAACGTGGACGAAGAGGAAGAAATACACACAACGATTGGTGAGCTGGCGAATCATTTATGTTGTACGATGCGCAATATGAATCTGATTATGAACAAATTTATGGATCATGGCTGGATCAGATGGAGCCCGCAACGCGGCAGAGGGAAGACATCGGTGCTCGTTTTTTGCCATCCTCTGTTACAGGCTGTTCAGGAACGATTTGATCGACTGTTGCAGGGAAACAAGTTGGAGGAGGCCTATATGCTGGCTTCAACAATGCCGTTTTCGATGCGAGAAATATTGATGCAAGGATTACAAGGCCAGTTCGGTCTGCGTTCCGATCACGGCGCTCGGGGAAGAGTTGATACACTGCGAATTCCACAGGAGACTGCTTTTGAGACATTGGACCCTACCCGGGCTTACATGTGGGGAGAAGTTGGAATTGTTGCGGAGGTATTTGATCGCTTGGTGCAGTACAACGCTGAACGCCAAGTCTGTGAACCGAGTCTTGCCGTTGCATGGGAGAGCAACCCTGAGGGAACAGAGTGGATCTTTTATTTGCACAAAGGCATAGTCTTTCACCATGGCAGGATGCTTAATGCAGAGGACGTAAGATATACGTTTGAACGGATTCTTTCCGATCAGGAGAACCCTTGCAAGTCACTGTTTGGCTCCATTCATCACATAGAAACGTTCGACGAGCTAACGGTGCGCTTTGTGTTGCGGTTTCCCAACTTTATGTTCCCGGATCTGATGAGCAGCATGAATGCATCCATCTTACCCCGTGATGTGGAGCTTGACCCGATGCATCCGATTGGTACGGGGCCTTACCGATTGACACGCAATCATCCCAAGCTGCTTGTGCTGGAGGTGTTCCCTTCGTATTTCAGGGGGCGGGCGTTTATTGATCGGGTTGAAATATGGCAGCTTCCTCAGACGGGTCTAGTGGAGTCAGTGATCAAACAGGACTTGTTTCCAGACGGACTGGCTCGCTTGATTCAACATGAGGTTCAGGGCGGTGTGTTTATGACTTTTAATATGCGAAAAGAAGGCCCACAGCAGGATTTATACTTTCGTCAGGCTGTTCAGCAACTGATGGATCCACAAGAGATGATGGTGGCGTTGGCACACACAGGTGTACATGCTGCATATAGCCTGATTCGGGACAAGTCCAAGGAAAAGCAGATACTTGAACGAATAGAATCGAAGCCAACAGCCCTTTCTGCTGACTTATCTCTCGTAAGAGCTTCAGAGCTGTTACAACGCAGCTGCTACGCAGGCCAGATTATGAATGTGTGGGTAGAGGAAGGCGAGAAAATGGAGACAGACATGGCCTGGTTCGCACAGCGTTGTGCACTTATTGGACTGAAAGTGAGTGTTACGCCAGGTAATCCGGTAGATGCCGTATACCATGATGAATTCGCCTCTTATGATTTGATTTACACGGGTGAAGTGTTCGATGAGCATGTGACGCTGAGTCTATTAACGATGTATACTTTCCAAAATACGCTGTTCCTTATGGCATTGGATGACGAGCGAAAAAGCGAGCTAGAACGTGAATGCAGACACGTCGTTATGATTCAGGATAGTGCTGAGCGGTTGCGTACGCTAATGACGTTGGAGGGGCGACTCATTCAAGAGGCCTTACTCTTGCCTACATACAGCTTCAGGGAAGAACATGCACACCACGTTTCGCTTCAGGATTACCGTGTCGTAGCATACGGTATGCCTGATCTGCGTCGATTGTGGGTGAAGAGAAGTCCAAATACAGAAGAAGATACTGCGAGTTATCCGGCGTATATCCCATTGTGGTAA
- a CDS encoding serine hydrolase — MNTTYLHSLLNGLDDFVEEQLQRWKGVGVAVAVIHKDEVILQKGYGYRDLESQLEVTPHTLFAIGSSTKAFTASTAALLVDQDILKWDTPVRTYLKDFKMFDPVATERLTIRDMLCHRSGLPRHDMAWYNSSRSREELVNALQYLEPNEDFRNKWQYQNLMYMAAGYLVGQLKGTSWENVVQESLFNPLGMNSSVFSVDEMQNQPDFAFPYMDQNGENTRIPFRKIDAVGPAGSINSNLVDMIAWVQFQLNQGQQGGNQLISKEQLAVTHSPQMACDSPFHSKELPVSTYGLGWMIDSYRGNAMIHHGGAIDGFASQVAFLPEEQIGVVVLCNTNGSILPYTISFNVIDRLLELKPVDWSGRLAKLMTGDSTDSEAATDTIETPTTPETSVEEKPVEAQVHPHDRPIHAYAGSYNHPGYGEIVIQQTNDGLQATLNAIEMPMEYTGKDTFSVELVLFGLKITFTFKTDEEDTISSLSIPLLLEPSTNPIEFIKTPSV, encoded by the coding sequence ATGAACACAACCTATCTTCACTCATTGCTGAATGGATTGGATGATTTTGTGGAAGAGCAGCTTCAACGTTGGAAAGGAGTAGGTGTGGCGGTAGCGGTTATTCACAAGGATGAAGTCATTTTGCAAAAAGGATACGGTTATCGCGATCTGGAGTCCCAGCTTGAAGTTACACCCCATACCCTATTCGCGATCGGTTCAAGTACCAAAGCCTTCACAGCATCAACCGCTGCCCTGCTCGTCGATCAGGACATTCTGAAGTGGGACACACCTGTTAGAACTTATTTGAAAGACTTCAAAATGTTCGATCCGGTAGCTACAGAACGCCTGACCATCCGCGATATGCTCTGTCATCGCTCCGGACTTCCAAGGCACGATATGGCATGGTATAACTCATCACGGAGCAGAGAAGAACTCGTAAACGCGCTTCAGTATCTGGAGCCTAATGAGGACTTTCGGAACAAATGGCAATACCAGAACCTGATGTATATGGCCGCTGGTTATCTGGTGGGTCAACTCAAAGGAACTTCATGGGAGAATGTTGTCCAGGAGTCCCTGTTTAACCCACTTGGTATGAATTCAAGTGTCTTCTCTGTCGATGAGATGCAGAATCAACCTGACTTCGCCTTCCCTTATATGGATCAAAATGGTGAGAATACGCGGATACCTTTTCGGAAAATTGATGCCGTAGGCCCTGCTGGCTCCATTAACAGCAATCTGGTCGATATGATCGCCTGGGTGCAATTTCAGTTGAATCAAGGGCAACAGGGTGGGAATCAACTGATTTCCAAAGAACAGTTGGCTGTTACACACAGCCCGCAAATGGCTTGTGATTCACCATTCCACAGCAAAGAGCTGCCTGTTAGCACGTACGGTCTGGGCTGGATGATCGATTCTTATCGCGGGAACGCCATGATTCATCACGGCGGGGCAATCGATGGATTCGCTTCACAGGTCGCCTTTTTACCAGAGGAACAGATCGGTGTTGTAGTCCTTTGCAATACCAATGGAAGCATTCTTCCCTACACGATTTCTTTTAACGTTATTGATCGTTTGCTTGAATTGAAACCTGTAGATTGGAGTGGGAGATTAGCCAAATTAATGACTGGAGATTCAACTGATTCCGAAGCAGCAACAGACACCATAGAAACACCAACTACGCCAGAAACCTCGGTTGAGGAAAAACCAGTGGAAGCTCAGGTTCATCCCCATGATCGTCCTATCCATGCGTATGCGGGAAGTTATAATCATCCGGGTTACGGCGAGATCGTTATTCAACAGACGAACGATGGGTTACAGGCCACATTGAATGCCATTGAAATGCCTATGGAATACACTGGAAAAGATACGTTTTCCGTAGAGCTTGTCCTGTTTGGCTTGAAAATCACTTTTACGTTTAAGACGGATGAAGAGGACACCATAAGCTCTCTCTCCATTCCGCTACTGCTGGAACCAAGTACGAATCCAATTGAATTTATAAAGACACCTTCAGTATAA
- a CDS encoding outer membrane lipoprotein-sorting protein, which produces MRRISWMLAMVLVLSTLLAACGKKDAAAVVKDLNEVVGEMESYQGAGVMTLHTGDTPQQYKVEVWHQKPSYYRIALTNAKKDVTQIVLRNDEGVFVLTPSQNKSFRFQSNWPDNQGQVYLYETLIRSITGDSTRQFADEKESYVFDVAANYNTHALVRQKIWLNKSDYAPKQVEVSDSNANVVVDVKFDSFKFGTEFEKDAFDMQRNMTAATENGGKVGTDSGAAPAGEGKETTNPQAATEEGSASNPSGTVSDGQTGVSDNAEQQGSEDPASGQGTEEPTSAEPEGTGSFGVIQPTYAPEGVKLKDDQIVEGSGDYSVMLRYEGTYNYTIFEARPQDRAVSLAPSRVLDLGFTLGMISGDALQTLTWMSDGVEYRITSADLPDNEMIQIATSMQEESGK; this is translated from the coding sequence ATGCGCCGAATATCATGGATGCTTGCCATGGTATTGGTCTTATCGACCTTACTTGCCGCCTGCGGGAAGAAGGATGCGGCAGCCGTGGTCAAAGATCTGAACGAAGTCGTAGGAGAAATGGAAAGTTATCAGGGGGCAGGCGTTATGACGCTGCATACCGGAGATACGCCGCAGCAGTACAAGGTCGAGGTATGGCATCAAAAGCCTTCATATTATCGTATCGCGTTAACGAATGCCAAAAAGGATGTAACACAAATTGTACTGCGCAATGATGAGGGCGTATTTGTCCTGACACCGAGTCAGAACAAAAGCTTCCGTTTCCAGAGTAACTGGCCGGATAACCAAGGCCAGGTTTACCTCTACGAGACGCTGATCCGCAGCATAACAGGTGATTCGACCCGCCAGTTTGCCGATGAGAAGGAAAGCTATGTATTCGATGTAGCTGCCAACTACAATACACATGCATTGGTCAGACAGAAAATATGGTTAAACAAAAGCGATTACGCTCCAAAACAGGTAGAAGTATCCGACTCGAATGCCAATGTGGTGGTCGATGTGAAGTTCGATAGCTTCAAATTTGGTACCGAATTTGAGAAAGACGCTTTTGATATGCAGCGTAATATGACTGCTGCTACTGAAAATGGTGGCAAGGTTGGTACTGACTCAGGCGCGGCTCCTGCTGGGGAGGGTAAAGAGACTACCAATCCTCAAGCTGCAACAGAGGAAGGTTCTGCATCCAATCCAAGCGGAACCGTTAGTGATGGACAGACGGGTGTGAGTGATAACGCCGAGCAGCAAGGTTCTGAAGATCCAGCCAGTGGTCAAGGAACGGAAGAACCGACATCGGCCGAGCCGGAAGGTACAGGAAGCTTCGGGGTTATTCAGCCGACCTATGCACCGGAAGGCGTCAAGCTGAAAGACGATCAGATCGTGGAAGGATCAGGAGACTATTCGGTTATGCTTCGCTACGAAGGAACATATAATTACACGATTTTTGAGGCCCGGCCACAGGACAGAGCCGTATCACTTGCCCCATCGCGTGTTCTGGATCTTGGATTCACCCTCGGAATGATAAGTGGAGATGCGTTGCAGACACTCACATGGATGTCAGACGGAGTGGAGTACAGGATTACAAGCGCAGATTTGCCAGATAACGAGATGATACAGATTGCGACTTCAATGCAGGAAGAATCAGGGAAATGA
- the alr gene encoding alanine racemase, with amino-acid sequence MQEQYRPTQAEINLDHLCNNVDAFRETLPQGKKLLACVKANAYGHGAVEMARELERVGVDYLSVAFLDEALELRQHGITLPILVLGYTPPEGIAEAWKHDVTITLFSKEVLEAIQHLETGTSSRKLKVHIKIDSGMGRLGLLPGEEAVAFIQEAAKLKQVMLEGMFTHFAKADEKDKTYTLEQYRRFRGVVDALRDQGCVIPIIHTANSAATIDTPELSYDMVRVGISLYGLYPSGEVNHQVVKLSPVLTLKTKAVLVKTLPPHWGVSYGTRYVTQGNERIATLPIGYADGFSRMLSGKAQVLVRGRRVPVVGTICMDQCMVSLQSFAAEAEEIQAGEEVVLIGHQSGAVITADEVASQLGTIPYEVICMMAHRIPRVYTRNGAVVARINPLLTS; translated from the coding sequence GTGCAAGAACAATATCGGCCGACCCAAGCGGAAATCAATTTGGATCATTTGTGCAACAACGTAGACGCTTTCCGTGAAACATTGCCGCAAGGCAAGAAACTGCTCGCTTGTGTGAAGGCTAATGCCTATGGACATGGGGCAGTGGAGATGGCCAGAGAACTGGAACGAGTTGGCGTGGATTACTTAAGTGTAGCTTTTCTTGACGAAGCGCTTGAATTGCGACAACACGGAATTACCCTTCCGATTCTGGTATTGGGCTACACGCCGCCAGAAGGCATCGCTGAAGCATGGAAACATGATGTAACCATTACGCTGTTCAGTAAGGAAGTACTCGAAGCCATTCAACATCTGGAGACGGGCACATCCTCTCGTAAGCTCAAAGTTCACATCAAAATCGACAGCGGCATGGGCAGACTTGGCCTGTTGCCTGGCGAAGAGGCAGTTGCTTTTATTCAGGAAGCAGCCAAGCTGAAGCAGGTGATGCTTGAAGGCATGTTTACCCATTTTGCCAAGGCGGATGAAAAAGACAAGACCTATACACTGGAGCAGTATCGACGGTTCCGAGGCGTGGTTGATGCGCTGCGGGATCAGGGATGTGTCATCCCGATTATACATACGGCGAACAGCGCCGCTACCATTGATACACCGGAGTTGTCCTACGATATGGTACGTGTGGGAATTAGTCTGTACGGATTGTATCCTTCGGGAGAGGTGAATCATCAGGTAGTGAAGCTGTCCCCGGTATTGACACTGAAGACGAAGGCGGTTCTGGTCAAAACGCTGCCACCTCATTGGGGTGTCAGCTACGGAACCCGTTATGTAACACAAGGGAACGAACGAATAGCGACCCTGCCTATAGGCTATGCAGACGGATTTTCAAGAATGCTGTCAGGTAAAGCACAAGTACTTGTGCGCGGCCGCCGCGTTCCCGTCGTCGGTACGATCTGCATGGATCAGTGTATGGTGTCGCTACAATCTTTTGCAGCAGAAGCAGAAGAAATTCAAGCCGGCGAAGAGGTTGTTCTCATCGGCCACCAATCGGGTGCAGTCATTACTGCAGACGAAGTGGCATCTCAGCTCGGTACGATTCCCTACGAAGTGATCTGCATGATGGCGCATCGAATCCCGCGGGTTTATACCCGTAATGGAGCAGTAGTCGCCAGAATCAACCCTCTTTTGACATCCTGA
- a CDS encoding CopG family ribbon-helix-helix protein, whose translation MANLQNTKRIMISLPDYLLQEVDGIVALENSNRSELIRQAMKLYLTERKKRYIRESMQRGYMEMAKINLTMASEAFHAEEDADSTLDRLVSEV comes from the coding sequence GTGGCCAACTTGCAGAACACCAAGCGGATCATGATCAGTTTGCCTGATTATCTTTTGCAAGAAGTGGATGGCATCGTAGCGCTGGAGAATTCCAACCGCAGCGAATTGATTAGGCAGGCCATGAAGCTGTATTTGACGGAGCGTAAGAAACGTTACATCCGTGAATCGATGCAGCGAGGGTACATGGAGATGGCGAAGATTAACCTCACCATGGCATCCGAGGCCTTTCACGCGGAGGAAGATGCGGACAGCACTCTGGACCGCTTAGTTAGCGAGGTGTAG
- a CDS encoding type II toxin-antitoxin system PemK/MazF family toxin, translated as MIVKRGDVFFADLSPVVGSEQGGVRPVLVIQNDIGNRFSPTCIVAAITAQIQKAKLPTHVEIDAAAHGFDRDSVILLEQIRTIDKQRLTDKITHLDEETMKLVNEALQISLGLIDF; from the coding sequence TTGATCGTAAAACGCGGTGACGTTTTTTTTGCGGATCTTTCTCCCGTTGTCGGTTCCGAGCAAGGTGGAGTCAGGCCGGTTCTGGTCATCCAGAATGACATCGGCAACCGGTTTAGTCCTACTTGTATTGTGGCGGCGATCACCGCCCAAATCCAAAAGGCAAAGCTGCCGACGCATGTGGAGATTGATGCGGCGGCACACGGCTTTGACCGGGACTCGGTTATTTTGCTCGAACAAATACGGACGATTGATAAGCAGAGGCTGACCGACAAGATTACCCATCTGGACGAGGAGACCATGAAACTGGTCAACGAAGCCTTACAGATCAGCCTGGGTTTAATCGATTTTTAA